Proteins encoded in a region of the uncultured Paludibaculum sp. genome:
- a CDS encoding PIN-like domain-containing protein — MSDVKGTLSDPLVRQRLFPEPGQIFAFRPVQLGDAVKDGLIVVDTNVLLIPYTTGRASLEQIRKTFESLTKERRLRVPAQVAREFAINRAEKLKILFQQLSRKRELSVTRSQYPLLEGSSEYAELGRLEAELVGALDAYRKAVGSVLDMIANWQWDDPVSQIYRELFDSATVVEADISRESILDELRYRQENRIPPGYKDAANEHSGVGDLLIWKTILKVGELESRHIIFVSGDEKTDWRYQSENKALYPRIELLEEYRIASKGKSLLMITFAELLEQFGASAPVVAEVRQEEATAALDTAPLESEPLALDAPLTLLSLKNYLYKRYTARSHAVSDYSELLHELKKYRIRTVNQLNRLLDRTEAAFEVSEIEDPATEEGLSVPYSDVGVVRMSLAIADDKYRVWKYRAAKRDFARWRRSVKEAAESQRT, encoded by the coding sequence ATGAGCGATGTCAAAGGGACCCTTTCCGACCCACTGGTCAGGCAGCGGCTGTTTCCTGAGCCGGGCCAAATCTTCGCGTTTCGCCCTGTTCAGTTGGGAGATGCCGTCAAGGATGGCCTGATCGTAGTTGACACAAACGTTCTGCTTATTCCTTACACAACAGGAAGGGCCAGTTTGGAGCAGATCCGAAAGACATTTGAGTCTCTGACCAAGGAGCGACGGCTCCGCGTGCCAGCGCAAGTTGCCAGAGAGTTCGCCATCAATAGGGCGGAGAAACTTAAGATCCTTTTTCAGCAATTATCGAGAAAGCGAGAGCTGAGTGTCACTCGAAGCCAGTACCCACTTCTGGAGGGCTCGTCAGAATACGCCGAGCTAGGACGGCTCGAGGCGGAACTGGTAGGGGCGCTCGATGCGTACAGGAAAGCAGTCGGGAGCGTACTCGATATGATCGCGAACTGGCAATGGGATGATCCTGTGAGCCAGATCTATCGTGAGTTGTTTGACTCAGCTACAGTGGTCGAAGCCGATATTAGTCGCGAATCCATTCTGGATGAACTGCGATATCGCCAAGAAAACCGAATCCCACCAGGATATAAGGATGCTGCCAACGAACACTCCGGCGTGGGAGACCTCCTTATATGGAAGACGATTCTCAAGGTTGGCGAATTGGAATCGCGCCATATTATCTTTGTGTCAGGTGACGAAAAGACGGATTGGCGATACCAATCGGAGAACAAGGCCCTATACCCTCGCATCGAACTTTTGGAAGAATACCGCATTGCGTCGAAAGGTAAATCACTGCTCATGATCACCTTCGCAGAATTACTAGAGCAGTTTGGCGCTTCCGCTCCCGTAGTAGCTGAGGTACGCCAAGAAGAGGCGACAGCTGCACTCGATACTGCCCCCTTGGAATCCGAGCCTCTGGCCTTGGATGCGCCGCTGACCCTTTTATCTCTCAAGAACTATCTCTATAAAAGATATACAGCAAGAAGTCATGCGGTGTCTGATTACTCCGAGCTGCTGCATGAATTAAAGAAATATCGTATTCGGACGGTAAACCAGCTAAACCGACTGCTCGATCGAACGGAAGCGGCTTTTGAGGTCAGTGAAATCGAAGATCCAGCAACAGAGGAAGGTCTAAGCGTCCCGTATTCGGATGTTGGAGTCGTTCGGATGTCTCTTGCAATTGCTGACGACAAGTATCGTGTTTGGAAGTATAGAGCGGCGAAAAGGGATTTTGCCCGATGGAGGAGATCTGTAAAGGAGGCTGCCGAGTCCCAGAGGACTTAG
- a CDS encoding helix-turn-helix transcriptional regulator, with the protein MNPTEQAAQSRRELGDFLRTRRAHLLPAKAGVAARRRRRVAGLRREEVAELADISVTWYTWLEQGRPVNVSTGTLERLASVFNLVGREREHLFLLAGHMAPPPVPESAQKIMNLVRQVLESMNPNPAYVLNQRWDILGWNRAAARVFGDFGAISEAERNIVWMTFQRDSFFSRLFVDWDRYAHCVLGNFRVDSTAHVNDPGWSSLKQALLRESPEFAEWWPNHEIAAPEAYRKELLHPVAGLLTFEPLHLDVQHPSQLKIVSYLPCLDTDTAARLQKLDTAAPVRKRTRPTPPEQLCSR; encoded by the coding sequence ATGAACCCCACGGAACAAGCCGCCCAGAGTCGCCGCGAACTGGGCGATTTTTTGCGAACCCGAAGAGCGCACCTACTGCCCGCGAAGGCGGGTGTGGCGGCCAGAAGGCGCCGCCGTGTTGCCGGCCTGCGCCGGGAAGAGGTCGCGGAACTGGCCGACATCAGCGTCACCTGGTACACCTGGCTGGAACAGGGGCGCCCGGTCAACGTCTCCACCGGCACATTGGAGCGGCTGGCTTCCGTCTTCAATCTCGTTGGACGCGAACGCGAGCACCTGTTTCTCCTGGCCGGCCACATGGCTCCACCGCCGGTCCCCGAAAGCGCGCAAAAGATCATGAACCTCGTGCGGCAGGTGCTCGAGAGCATGAACCCGAATCCCGCCTACGTCTTGAACCAGCGGTGGGACATCCTCGGCTGGAATCGCGCCGCGGCCCGTGTGTTTGGCGACTTCGGCGCCATCTCGGAGGCCGAGCGCAACATCGTCTGGATGACGTTCCAGCGGGACAGCTTCTTCAGTCGTCTCTTTGTGGACTGGGATCGCTATGCCCACTGCGTCCTCGGCAACTTCCGCGTCGACTCCACCGCGCACGTTAACGATCCAGGCTGGTCCTCCCTTAAGCAGGCTCTGCTGCGCGAAAGCCCCGAGTTTGCCGAGTGGTGGCCGAACCACGAGATCGCGGCGCCCGAAGCCTACCGCAAGGAGTTGCTGCACCCGGTAGCCGGTCTCCTCACCTTCGAACCGCTCCATCTCGATGTGCAGCACCCCTCGCAACTGAAGATCGTCTCCTACCTGCCATGCCTCGACACGGACACGGCGGCCCGCCTCCAGAAACTGGATACCGCCGCACCAGTCCGCAAGCGAACCCGCCCAACGCCACCGGAACAACTCTGCTCGCGGTAA
- a CDS encoding IS630 family transposase, which yields MRTGRPLAPISVTQEQRTTLEDWTRRPKTAQALALRARIVLACAEGKPNSVVAQLTGVRQQTVGKWRSRFAGMGLQGLLDEPRPGTPRRISDADVEKVLTMTLESLPRDATHWSTRSLARQSGLSHSTVSRIWRAFGLQPHRSETFKLSKDPLFIDKVRDIVGLYLNPPDRAMVLCVDEKSQIQALDRTQPMLPMRPGQVERRSHDYKRHGTTSLFAALDVKTGAVIGECHRRHRSSEFRKFLDTIEQNVPQSLEVHLILDNYGTHKTASIRNWLAKRPRFHVHFTPTSASWINLVERWFATLTDKQIRRSSHHSVRELEAAIKSYLAINNQAPNPFVWTKTADEILASVARFCARTLEPGH from the coding sequence ATGCGTACCGGTCGTCCCCTCGCCCCTATTTCGGTTACCCAGGAACAACGCACCACGTTGGAAGACTGGACACGGCGGCCCAAGACAGCGCAGGCCTTGGCCTTGCGCGCCAGGATTGTTTTGGCTTGCGCCGAAGGCAAGCCCAACAGCGTTGTTGCTCAACTCACCGGAGTCCGTCAGCAGACTGTCGGCAAGTGGCGGTCCCGCTTCGCTGGTATGGGTTTGCAGGGACTGCTCGACGAGCCCCGGCCAGGCACACCGCGCCGCATTAGCGATGCCGATGTCGAAAAGGTCCTGACCATGACGCTGGAATCCCTCCCCCGCGACGCAACTCATTGGAGTACCCGGTCCTTGGCGCGGCAGTCTGGCTTGAGTCACAGCACCGTTAGTCGCATCTGGCGAGCCTTCGGTCTCCAGCCTCATCGCAGCGAAACCTTCAAGCTTTCCAAGGATCCGCTGTTCATTGATAAGGTCCGGGATATCGTGGGACTCTATCTCAATCCTCCAGACCGGGCGATGGTCCTGTGTGTGGACGAGAAGTCCCAGATTCAGGCGTTGGATCGCACTCAGCCGATGTTGCCGATGCGTCCTGGACAAGTGGAACGCCGCAGCCACGACTACAAACGGCACGGCACCACGTCGCTGTTCGCGGCCTTGGATGTAAAGACCGGCGCAGTCATCGGAGAGTGTCATCGGCGACATCGCAGCAGCGAGTTTCGTAAGTTCCTCGACACCATCGAACAGAACGTTCCGCAATCACTGGAGGTCCACCTCATTCTGGACAATTACGGCACTCACAAGACGGCATCGATTCGGAATTGGCTGGCCAAGCGGCCACGTTTTCACGTGCACTTTACGCCCACCAGCGCCTCCTGGATCAACCTCGTCGAACGATGGTTCGCCACGTTGACAGACAAGCAGATTCGCCGCAGTTCCCATCACAGTGTGCGCGAACTCGAGGCCGCCATCAAGTCCTACTTGGCCATCAACAACCAGGCCCCCAATCCGTTTGTATGGACAAAGACGGCTGATGAGATCCTTGCCTCAGTCGCTCGATTTTGTGCGCGGACTTTAGAGCCAGGACACTAG
- a CDS encoding gamma-glutamylcyclotransferase, translated as MDDLADLSGTADTRLAVYGSLAPGRVNHHQISALAGAWRRGTVRGHLRPAGWGAALGFPGLVLDPAGPEVGVDVFESAELPRHWSRLDEFEGSGYRRVVASVQTADGVVAAWIYVLAEQSAG; from the coding sequence ATGGACGACCTGGCTGATCTATCCGGCACGGCCGATACGCGTCTGGCGGTGTATGGGAGCCTGGCTCCGGGGCGGGTAAACCATCACCAGATCTCGGCACTCGCGGGCGCGTGGCGGCGGGGCACGGTCCGGGGTCATCTCAGGCCCGCGGGCTGGGGTGCGGCGTTGGGCTTCCCCGGCCTGGTGCTGGACCCGGCGGGGCCCGAGGTCGGGGTGGACGTGTTCGAGTCCGCGGAGTTGCCACGGCACTGGTCGCGCTTGGATGAGTTCGAGGGCTCGGGCTACCGGCGCGTGGTGGCCTCGGTACAGACCGCGGACGGGGTGGTGGCTGCCTGGATCTACGTTCTGGCGGAGCAGTCGGCCGGATGA